The following proteins are encoded in a genomic region of Brachyspira pilosicoli:
- a CDS encoding (2Fe-2S)-binding protein produces the protein MDLNIEDLKCQTSINYDKMLCNCKNVSYRQAYSAIAADKLTSVESVSEKTQAGTGCGGCKEKIAHLIEYAKKNEYAPLDF, from the coding sequence ATGGATTTAAATATAGAAGACTTAAAATGTCAAACCTCTATAAATTATGATAAAATGTTATGCAATTGCAAAAATGTTTCATATAGACAAGCATATTCAGCAATAGCTGCAGATAAACTTACTTCTGTAGAAAGTGTATCTGAAAAAACCCAAGCAGGTACAGGATGCGGTGGCTGTAAAGAAAAAATAGCACATCTAATAGAATATGCCAAAAAAAATGAATATGCTCCTTTAGACTTTTAA
- a CDS encoding UDP-glucuronic acid decarboxylase family protein, which translates to MKRIVVTGGAGFLGSHLCERLLKEGNYVISIDNFFTGSKENIKHLLDNKNFESIRHDITEPIYIECDEIYNFACPASPIHYQKNPVATFKTNVLGILNMLNLARNCNARILQASTSEVYGDPLEHPQKENYWGHVNPNGIRSCYDEGKRSAETLMMDYHRQYNTDIKIIRIFNTYGPKMNENDGRVVSNFIIQALQNLDITVYGDGSQTRSFCYYDDLIDGTVRMMNSENFIGPVNLGNPHEMTVLEFAKKIIEMTNSKSKIIFKELPKDDPVKRQPNISLAKEKLNWQPNYKLEEGLKKTIEYFNNYLRNK; encoded by the coding sequence ATGAAAAGAATAGTTGTAACAGGCGGTGCTGGTTTTTTAGGTTCTCATTTATGCGAAAGATTATTAAAAGAAGGGAATTATGTAATATCAATAGATAATTTCTTCACAGGTTCAAAAGAAAATATTAAACATCTATTAGACAATAAAAACTTTGAAAGCATTAGACATGATATAACAGAGCCAATATATATAGAATGCGATGAAATATATAATTTTGCATGCCCTGCTTCACCAATACATTATCAAAAAAATCCTGTTGCCACTTTTAAAACAAATGTTCTTGGTATACTTAATATGCTTAATTTAGCGAGGAATTGTAATGCAAGAATATTACAAGCTTCAACAAGCGAAGTTTATGGAGACCCTTTGGAACATCCCCAAAAAGAAAATTATTGGGGGCATGTTAATCCAAATGGTATAAGGAGTTGTTATGATGAAGGTAAAAGAAGCGCAGAAACTTTGATGATGGACTATCATAGACAATACAATACTGATATAAAGATTATAAGAATATTTAATACTTATGGACCAAAAATGAATGAAAATGATGGAAGGGTAGTTTCAAACTTCATTATACAGGCATTACAAAATTTAGATATCACGGTTTATGGAGATGGAAGCCAAACTAGAAGCTTTTGCTACTATGATGATTTGATTGATGGTACTGTAAGAATGATGAATAGTGAAAACTTTATAGGCCCTGTTAATTTAGGAAATCCTCATGAAATGACTGTTTTAGAATTTGCTAAAAAAATAATAGAAATGACTAATTCAAAATCAAAAATAATTTTTAAAGAGCTCCCTAAAGATGACCCCGTAAAAAGACAGCCGAACATTAGTTTAGCTAAAGAAAAACTTAATTGGCAGCCTAATTATAAACTCGAAGAAGGATTAAAAAAGACTATTGAATACTTTAATAATTATTTAAGAAATAAATAA